One Saccharopolyspora erythraea NRRL 2338 genomic region harbors:
- the sufB gene encoding Fe-S cluster assembly protein SufB: MTAAAEQRTPTTVPNASGQLSQEETLATLGNYEYGWADPDTAGASARRGLNEDVVREISAKKGEPEWMLETRLKALKLFERKPMPNWGADLSGIDFDNIKYFVRSTEKQAQTWEDLPEDIKNTYDKLGIPEAEKQRLVAGVAAQYESEVVYHKIREDLEAQGVQFLDTDTALREHPETFKEYFGSVIPAGDNKFSALNTAVWSGGSFIYVPKGVHVDIPLQAYFRINTENMGQFERTLIVVDEDAYVHYVEGCTAPIYSSDSLHSAVVEIVVKKGARCRYTTIQNWSNNVYNLVTKRAKAEEGATMEWVDGNLGSKVTMKYPSVFLMGEHAKGEVLSVAFAGEGQHQDAGAKMEHLAPHTSSTIVSKSIARGGGRTSYRGLVKVAKRANHSASTVKCDALLVDTISRSDTYPYVDVRVDDVSMGHEATVSKVSDDQLFYLMQRGLTEDEAMAMIVRGFVEPIARELPMEYALELNRLIELQMEGAVG; this comes from the coding sequence ATGACTGCCGCTGCGGAGCAGCGCACACCCACCACGGTGCCGAACGCCTCTGGCCAGCTCAGCCAGGAGGAGACCCTGGCGACGCTGGGCAACTACGAGTACGGCTGGGCCGACCCGGACACCGCGGGCGCGAGCGCTCGACGCGGTCTCAACGAGGACGTCGTCCGGGAGATCTCGGCCAAGAAGGGCGAGCCGGAGTGGATGCTGGAGACCCGGCTCAAGGCTCTGAAGCTCTTCGAGCGCAAGCCGATGCCCAACTGGGGTGCCGACCTGTCCGGCATCGACTTCGACAACATCAAGTACTTCGTGCGCTCCACCGAGAAGCAGGCCCAGACCTGGGAGGACCTGCCGGAGGACATCAAGAACACCTACGACAAGCTGGGCATCCCGGAGGCGGAGAAGCAGCGCCTGGTCGCCGGTGTCGCCGCCCAGTACGAGTCCGAGGTCGTCTACCACAAGATCCGCGAGGACCTCGAGGCCCAGGGCGTGCAGTTCCTGGACACCGACACCGCGCTCAGGGAGCACCCGGAGACCTTCAAGGAGTACTTCGGCTCGGTCATCCCGGCCGGTGACAACAAGTTCTCCGCGCTCAACACCGCGGTGTGGTCCGGCGGCTCGTTCATCTACGTCCCCAAGGGCGTGCACGTCGACATCCCGCTGCAGGCCTACTTCCGGATCAACACCGAGAACATGGGCCAGTTCGAGCGGACGCTGATCGTGGTGGACGAGGACGCCTACGTCCACTACGTCGAGGGCTGCACCGCGCCGATCTACTCCAGCGACTCGCTGCACTCGGCGGTCGTGGAGATCGTGGTCAAGAAGGGCGCCCGCTGCCGCTACACGACCATCCAGAACTGGTCGAACAACGTCTACAACCTGGTCACCAAGCGCGCCAAGGCCGAAGAGGGCGCGACCATGGAGTGGGTCGACGGCAACCTCGGCTCCAAGGTGACCATGAAGTACCCGTCGGTGTTCCTGATGGGCGAGCACGCCAAGGGCGAGGTGCTCTCGGTGGCCTTCGCCGGTGAGGGCCAGCACCAGGACGCGGGCGCGAAGATGGAGCACCTGGCTCCGCACACGTCCTCGACGATCGTGTCCAAGTCGATCGCCAGGGGCGGCGGCCGCACCTCCTACCGCGGTCTGGTCAAGGTCGCCAAGCGCGCCAACCACTCGGCCTCCACGGTCAAGTGCGACGCGCTGCTGGTCGACACCATCAGCCGCTCCGACACATACCCGTACGTCGACGTCCGCGTCGACGACGTGTCCATGGGCCACGAGGCCACCGTCTCCAAGGTCAGCGACGACCAGCTGTTCTACCTGATGCAGCGCGGCCTGACCGAGGACGAGGCGATGGCGATGATCGTGCGCGGCTTCGTCGAGCCGATCGCGCGCGAGCTGCCGATGGAGTACGCACTGGAACTGAACCGCCTGATCGAGCTGCAGATGGAAGGGGCCGTCGGCTGA
- the sufC gene encoding Fe-S cluster assembly ATPase SufC, whose product MATLEIKDLHGSVVTDEGAKPILKGVDLTVNSGQIHAIMGPNGSGKSTLAYAIAGHPKYQIDSGQVLLDGEDVLEMSVDERARAGLFLAMQYPVEVPGVSMSNFLRTAATAVRGEAPQIRHWVKEVKQAMSDLDIDPAFAERSVNEGFSGGEKKRHEILQLDLLKPKFAILDETDSGLDVDALRVVSEGVNRYTAEGDRGVLLITHYTRILKHITPDFVHVFSDGKVVESGGPELAEELETTGYVRFTGKKEAAAQS is encoded by the coding sequence ATGGCCACCCTGGAGATCAAGGACCTGCACGGCTCGGTCGTGACCGACGAAGGCGCCAAGCCGATCCTCAAGGGCGTCGACCTGACCGTGAACTCCGGCCAGATCCACGCCATCATGGGCCCCAACGGCTCGGGCAAGTCGACGCTGGCCTACGCCATCGCCGGGCACCCGAAGTACCAGATCGACTCCGGCCAGGTCCTGCTCGACGGCGAGGACGTGCTGGAGATGAGCGTCGACGAGCGCGCCCGCGCGGGCCTGTTCCTCGCGATGCAGTACCCGGTCGAGGTGCCGGGCGTGTCGATGTCGAACTTCCTGCGCACCGCCGCCACCGCCGTGCGCGGTGAGGCGCCGCAGATCCGGCACTGGGTCAAGGAAGTCAAGCAGGCCATGAGCGACCTGGACATCGACCCGGCCTTCGCCGAGCGCAGCGTCAACGAGGGCTTCTCCGGCGGTGAGAAGAAGCGTCACGAGATCCTGCAGCTCGACCTGCTCAAGCCGAAGTTCGCCATCCTCGACGAGACCGACTCCGGTCTGGACGTCGACGCGCTGCGCGTGGTGTCCGAGGGCGTCAACCGCTACACCGCCGAGGGTGACCGGGGCGTCCTGCTGATCACGCACTACACGCGGATCCTCAAGCACATCACGCCCGACTTCGTGCACGTCTTCTCCGACGGCAAGGTCGTGGAGTCCGGTGGGCCGGAGCTGGCCGAAGAGCTGGAGACCACCGGCTACGTGCGCTTCACCGGCAAGAAGGAGGCAGCCGCGCAGTCATGA
- the sufD gene encoding Fe-S cluster assembly protein SufD produces the protein MTSTTTTDGAQHGLTEHSHGGTVVPQSSRGQRFTSYDVEAFEVPGGREEDWRFTPTKRLKGLHDGTATATGSIKVAVDSGDAAKVETVGRDDSRLGDGGVPADRIAAQAWSSFTEATVVTVPKDTQPAAPISITVEGPGEGQTAFGHLQVRAERFAEATVVIDYRGSGVLGDNVEFVVEDSARLSVVSIHDWADDATQVSSEHAGLGRDSVFRHLAVTLGGDLVRVNTTVNYGDKGGDAELLGLYFADAGQHLEHRMLVDHSMPNCRSNVLYKGALQGDGAHSVWIGDVLIRAAAEGTETFELNRNLVLTQGARADSVPNLEIETGEIEGAGHASATGRFDDEQLFYLQARGIPQEQARRLVVRGFFGEILQKITVPEVRERLEAAIEAELAVVGA, from the coding sequence ATGACGAGTACCACCACCACCGACGGTGCCCAGCACGGCCTGACCGAGCACTCCCACGGGGGGACTGTGGTTCCGCAGTCCTCCCGCGGGCAGCGCTTCACCTCCTACGACGTCGAGGCCTTCGAGGTCCCTGGCGGCCGCGAGGAGGACTGGCGGTTCACGCCGACCAAGCGTCTGAAGGGCCTGCACGACGGCACGGCCACCGCGACCGGCTCCATCAAGGTCGCGGTCGACTCGGGTGACGCCGCCAAGGTCGAGACCGTGGGTCGCGACGACTCCCGGCTCGGCGACGGCGGCGTGCCCGCCGACCGCATCGCCGCGCAGGCGTGGAGCTCGTTCACCGAGGCCACCGTCGTCACCGTTCCCAAGGACACCCAGCCGGCCGCGCCGATCAGCATCACCGTGGAGGGCCCGGGCGAGGGGCAGACCGCCTTCGGCCACCTCCAGGTGCGCGCCGAGCGGTTCGCCGAGGCCACCGTCGTCATCGACTACCGCGGTTCGGGCGTGCTCGGCGACAACGTCGAGTTCGTCGTCGAGGACTCCGCGCGGCTGTCGGTCGTCTCGATCCACGACTGGGCCGACGACGCCACCCAGGTCAGCTCCGAGCACGCCGGCCTCGGCCGCGACTCGGTGTTCCGGCACCTGGCCGTCACCCTGGGCGGCGACCTGGTCCGGGTCAACACCACCGTCAACTACGGCGACAAGGGCGGCGACGCCGAGCTGCTCGGCCTGTACTTCGCCGACGCCGGCCAGCACCTCGAACACCGCATGCTGGTCGACCACTCGATGCCCAACTGCCGCAGCAACGTGCTCTACAAGGGCGCGCTGCAGGGCGACGGCGCGCATTCGGTGTGGATCGGCGACGTGCTGATCCGGGCCGCGGCCGAGGGCACCGAGACCTTCGAGCTGAACCGGAACCTGGTGCTCACCCAGGGCGCCCGGGCCGACTCGGTGCCGAACCTGGAGATCGAGACCGGCGAGATCGAGGGCGCCGGCCACGCCAGCGCCACCGGCCGGTTCGACGACGAGCAGCTGTTCTACCTGCAGGCCAGGGGCATCCCGCAGGAGCAGGCGCGACGCCTGGTGGTGCGCGGGTTCTTCGGCGAGATCCTGCAGAAGATCACCGTGCCCGAGGTCCGCGAGCGGCTGGAGGCCGCCATCGAGGCCGAACTCGCCGTGGTCGGCGCCTGA
- a CDS encoding helix-turn-helix transcriptional regulator has translation MKNAGTPQRAAAADQGPAAHQVAPGQHADGRTRHAVARLLLERGPITAAAVADELGVSPTAVRRHLDVLLAEGEAYTRDASARGRRGRGRPAKLFLLTEVGRARFGHAYDDLAVAALRFIAETDGEQAVRAFAERRMAALVANHHEALAASGSPAERAEVLANALTREGYAASTRRVGSGEQLCQHHCPVAHVAADFPQLCEAETAAFAEVLGTHVQRLATIANGDAVCTTHVPLARSERGESSARTDPKTAGPVPKDRQETAPIPDGGEPV, from the coding sequence GTGAAAAACGCCGGAACGCCTCAGCGGGCTGCGGCGGCCGACCAGGGCCCCGCGGCCCACCAGGTCGCGCCCGGGCAGCACGCCGACGGGCGTACCCGGCACGCGGTCGCACGGTTGCTGCTGGAACGCGGGCCGATCACCGCGGCGGCGGTCGCCGACGAGCTCGGCGTCAGCCCCACCGCGGTGCGCAGGCATCTCGACGTGCTGCTCGCCGAGGGCGAGGCGTACACGAGGGACGCTTCCGCTCGCGGTCGGCGCGGTCGGGGCAGGCCTGCGAAGCTGTTCCTGCTCACCGAGGTGGGCAGGGCGCGCTTCGGGCACGCCTACGACGACCTGGCGGTCGCGGCGCTACGGTTCATCGCCGAGACCGACGGGGAGCAGGCGGTGCGCGCCTTCGCCGAGCGCAGGATGGCCGCCCTGGTGGCCAACCACCACGAGGCGCTGGCGGCCAGCGGCAGCCCGGCCGAACGGGCCGAGGTGCTGGCCAACGCGCTCACCAGGGAGGGCTACGCTGCCTCGACGCGCCGCGTGGGCAGCGGTGAGCAGCTCTGCCAGCACCATTGCCCGGTGGCGCACGTGGCTGCGGACTTCCCGCAGCTGTGCGAAGCCGAGACGGCGGCGTTCGCCGAAGTCCTCGGCACCCACGTGCAGCGGTTGGCCACCATCGCCAACGGCGATGCGGTCTGCACGACGCACGTCCCGCTCGCTCGTTCCGAGCGCGGCGAGAGCAGTGCGCGAACCGATCCGAAGACTGCCGGCCCGGTCCCGAAGGACCGGCAGGAGACCGCCCCGATTCCTGATGGAGGGGAGCCCGTATGA